From a region of the Arachis ipaensis cultivar K30076 chromosome B09, Araip1.1, whole genome shotgun sequence genome:
- the LOC107615727 gene encoding uncharacterized protein LOC107615727 codes for MASRGRPRGSSSSSSNLAKHMKEMAKAMKEQAQATTLMAQQLSTRDKDPSISRLEVGQTRTNFADFKKIGPPEFRGALDPDMAEEWLTEMEKDGARRLLEDAGTDISWATFKEAFYKKYFPLSVRESKEMEFLQLRQDRTSIAEYTETFERLCKFSAMYKANPDENKCQVIEECTKKLASERSEAFKKRQLNQESSQQLPQKKAFLEKPTGRQPQQGTDCQETPTDASPKTTELKECASCGKRHRGRCLAGQNVCFRCSQPGHIARECPAVLPPPANPPQCQGRVFALSGEEVHESEDRIEGKCTMNGIL; via the exons ATGGCAAGTCGTGGACGCCCACGTGGCTCGAGCTCGAGCTCATCAAACCTAGCAAAGCACATGAAGGAGATGGCCAAGGCAATGAAGGAGCAGGCCCAAGCCACCACTTTGATGGCCCAACAACTGTCCACTAGGGACAAGGATCCCAGTATTTCCAGGCTGGAAGTGGGACAGACCCGTACAAATTTTGCTGACTTCAAGAAGATTGGTCCACCTGAGTTTCGTGGAGCCCTCGACCCTGATATGGCAGAAGAATGGCTAACAGAAATGGAAAAG GATGGAGCAAGACGGTTGTTGGAGGATGCTGGAACAGATATAAGTTGGGCCACCTTCAAAGAAgctttctacaagaagtactttcccCTTTCTGTTCGAGAGTCCAAGGAGATGGAGTTTCTTCAGCTGAGGCAAGATAGGACGAGTATTGCAGAGTACACAGAGACTTTTGAGAGACTCTGCAAATTTTCCGCCATGTATAAGGCTAATCCAGATGAAAA CAAGTGCCAGGTGATCGAAGAATGCACCAAAAAACTAGCGTCGGAAAGAAGCGAGGCTTTCAAGAAAAGGCAACTGAATCAAGAATCATCTCAGCAGTTGCCGCAGAAGAAGGCCTTTCTTGAGAAACCTACAGGAAGGCAACCTCAACAGGGCACGGATTGCCAGGAAACTCCCACTGATGCCTCACCAAAAACCACCGAACTCAAGGAGTGTGCTTCATGTGGGAAGCGACATAGGGGTAGGTGCCTTGCCGGACAAAATGTCTGCTTCCGGTGTTCTCAGCCGGGGCATATTGCCAGAGAATGCCCAGCAGTTCTCCCACCCCCTGCCAATCCACCACAGTGTCAAGGGCGAGTCTTTGCCCTCAGCGGCGAGGAAGTCCACGAGTCAGAAGATCGAATCGAGGGTAAATGCACAATGAATGGAATCCTTTAA